CCATGCTCTAGAAGACCGTCTGCTCCATATTATTACGGAACTCGAAAAACTTCTGGATCGTTATCATCCCAATGCGTTGAGCATGGAAGGGGTGTTCTTTGCCAAGAATGCCAAGAGTGCCCTGGTCCTGGGGCATATTCGTGGGGCTGTTCTTGTGTCCTGTCGCAAGTACGGGATGACCTTCAATGAATATCCGCCCAAGGTGGTAAAACAAGCTGTTACAGGAAATGGCGCTGCCCCCAAGGAACAGGTGGCAAACATGATCTTTGCTCGACTGGGAATTTCCCAGGGAAACCTGCCTTTGGATGCTTCCGATGCGCTGGCCATTGCCTGGACTCATGCAAATCCATCTCCTCTATCTATTGCGTTAACGGGTTCCGCCAGTGTTAAAAAGACAGTTGG
Above is a window of Fibrobacter sp. UWR4 DNA encoding:
- the ruvC gene encoding crossover junction endodeoxyribonuclease RuvC is translated as MIILGIDPGSITTGYAFLDKTGNDLKVLEYGVIHAPADHALEDRLLHIITELEKLLDRYHPNALSMEGVFFAKNAKSALVLGHIRGAVLVSCRKYGMTFNEYPPKVVKQAVTGNGAAPKEQVANMIFARLGISQGNLPLDASDALAIAWTHANPSPLSIALTGSASVKKTVGKKTVSLTSRKKKATTRQWMDLIEKMGGTIQ